One genomic segment of Pandoraea sputorum includes these proteins:
- a CDS encoding VTT domain-containing protein: MAPSALLREGQNCWRIAPAARMRMLVDGEQYFSALREALLAARHAVFILGWDIDSRMQLTPNKSDDGLPPGLRDFLDALVRRRKTLRIYCLSWDFAMLYALEREWLPSVKLDWKTHRRLSFRLDGRHPTAASHHQKVVVVDQRVAFVGGLDLTRNRWDTPAHAPDDPGRKDPSGHAYPPFHDVQAMVDGEAAYALAELAEDRWHRATGKHVDLRLRTPRDAPYAPLDPWPVSVAPDLTEVDVAISRTAPAFEGRPAVHEIQTLYLDAIASARRRLYLENQYFTATCIGDALIERLASPDCPDVAVVSRRAESGWLQEQSMGVLRARLYRRLRDADPQARFRLYCPEVPGIAPACVNVHSKVMVVDDALLVIGSANLNNRSMALDTECNLSVAANGDARIAAGIARARNRLLAEHLDVSEAAMAAALLRDEGLHEAIDELHREGARTLSAFTPALKDADDAASPGAVVLDPMEPIDFENVMGTFIETEARPLLAGRIVALVLLLLGLAGLALAWRYTPLREWTDLPRVLRVVERIRLMPFAPLVIMAVYLLGTLIMVPVTVLIIVTVVVFGPFAGAAYALAGTSLGAAAGYGVGRTLGRDAVQRFGGERLNALSRQIGHHGLLAMVVLRLMPIAPFTLVNLVVGASRIRLRDCMLGTVIGMLPGILIAAALVDRVAALAQRPNGWTAALLAAVLVLPGMGVVALRRRIRGMGGETPEDDRPPRRSIDADVSSRPALRDVSSSRVETISREMSVASYNVHGCVGTDGVHSPDRIAQVLDEIDADIVALQEIEASATDVGTLARLAAARDMHFIPGPTLRCGGQDYGNAIMTRFAPVAVRHIDLSVAGREPRAAIDATLAWEDPHGRETQLRVIATHLGLRPGERREQVQRLLECLANQPGAATVLMGDVNEWCLWGRPLRWLHRFFERAPHVATFPSRWPLLALDRIWTSPRAHLGAVRRHATPLARRASDHLPLVSVLRITVPVSPRASARRDAETATQAVAAVAGGR; this comes from the coding sequence GTGGCACCCTCGGCACTACTGCGCGAAGGGCAGAACTGCTGGCGTATCGCTCCGGCGGCACGCATGCGCATGCTGGTGGACGGCGAGCAGTACTTCAGCGCGCTGCGTGAAGCGCTGCTGGCCGCTCGTCACGCGGTGTTCATTCTCGGCTGGGACATCGACAGCCGGATGCAACTCACCCCTAATAAATCGGACGACGGATTGCCGCCGGGGCTGCGTGATTTCCTCGACGCGCTCGTGCGCCGCCGCAAGACGCTGCGCATCTATTGCCTCAGTTGGGATTTCGCGATGCTCTATGCGCTGGAGCGCGAGTGGCTGCCGTCGGTCAAGCTCGACTGGAAGACGCATCGCCGGCTGAGCTTTCGGCTTGACGGACGCCATCCGACGGCGGCGTCGCATCATCAGAAGGTCGTGGTGGTCGATCAGCGGGTGGCGTTCGTGGGGGGACTCGATCTCACACGCAATCGCTGGGATACACCGGCGCATGCTCCTGACGACCCCGGTCGCAAGGATCCGTCAGGGCACGCCTATCCGCCGTTTCATGACGTGCAGGCGATGGTCGACGGTGAGGCGGCATACGCGCTGGCGGAACTCGCCGAGGACCGATGGCACCGCGCGACGGGCAAGCACGTCGACCTGCGTTTGCGCACCCCGCGCGATGCCCCTTACGCGCCCCTCGACCCGTGGCCGGTATCGGTCGCCCCCGACCTGACGGAGGTCGATGTCGCCATATCGCGCACGGCACCGGCGTTCGAGGGCAGGCCTGCGGTGCACGAGATCCAGACGCTCTACCTCGATGCCATTGCCAGCGCGCGTCGTCGTCTCTATCTCGAGAACCAGTACTTCACCGCAACGTGTATCGGCGACGCGCTGATCGAGCGTCTCGCGTCGCCCGACTGTCCGGATGTAGCCGTCGTCTCGCGTCGTGCAGAGTCGGGCTGGTTGCAGGAGCAAAGCATGGGCGTGTTGCGTGCCCGGCTCTACCGGCGCTTGCGCGACGCCGATCCGCAGGCGCGCTTTCGTCTCTATTGTCCTGAAGTGCCCGGCATCGCGCCGGCGTGCGTGAACGTCCACAGCAAAGTGATGGTCGTCGACGACGCGTTGCTCGTGATCGGGTCGGCCAATCTCAACAACCGGTCGATGGCGCTCGACACCGAGTGCAACCTGTCCGTCGCCGCCAATGGCGACGCACGTATCGCGGCAGGTATCGCGCGTGCACGCAACCGTCTGCTCGCCGAGCATCTCGACGTGTCGGAGGCTGCAATGGCCGCAGCGTTGTTGCGAGACGAAGGGCTGCACGAGGCCATCGACGAACTGCATCGCGAAGGGGCGCGAACGCTGTCCGCGTTCACGCCCGCGCTGAAGGACGCTGACGACGCGGCGTCACCCGGTGCTGTCGTGCTCGACCCGATGGAGCCGATCGACTTCGAGAACGTGATGGGGACGTTCATCGAGACCGAGGCGCGGCCGCTTCTTGCCGGGCGCATCGTCGCGCTCGTCCTCCTGTTGCTGGGGCTTGCCGGACTTGCATTGGCGTGGCGTTACACGCCGTTGCGTGAGTGGACCGATCTGCCGCGCGTGTTACGTGTCGTCGAGCGCATTCGTCTGATGCCGTTCGCGCCGCTCGTGATCATGGCGGTGTACCTGCTGGGCACGCTGATCATGGTGCCGGTGACGGTGCTGATCATCGTGACGGTGGTCGTGTTCGGGCCGTTCGCGGGCGCCGCGTACGCGCTGGCAGGAACGTCGCTCGGCGCGGCGGCCGGTTATGGCGTGGGCCGGACATTGGGACGCGACGCGGTGCAGCGCTTCGGCGGTGAGCGGCTGAACGCGTTAAGCCGTCAGATCGGCCATCACGGATTGCTGGCGATGGTCGTGTTGCGGCTGATGCCCATTGCGCCGTTCACGCTCGTGAACCTTGTCGTGGGCGCGTCGCGCATCCGGCTGCGGGATTGTATGCTGGGGACCGTCATCGGCATGTTGCCGGGCATTCTGATCGCGGCAGCGCTGGTGGACCGCGTGGCGGCGCTGGCACAACGCCCGAACGGCTGGACGGCTGCGCTGCTGGCCGCCGTGCTCGTGTTGCCGGGCATGGGCGTGGTGGCGCTGCGTCGGCGTATCCGGGGCATGGGTGGTGAGACGCCGGAAGATGACCGTCCGCCACGGCGTTCGATTGATGCGGACGTTTCGTCACGCCCCGCGTTGCGGGATGTCTCGTCGTCGCGCGTTGAAACCATTAGCCGCGAGATGAGCGTGGCGAGCTACAACGTACACGGATGTGTCGGCACGGACGGCGTTCACTCGCCGGACCGCATTGCGCAGGTGCTCGACGAGATCGACGCGGATATCGTCGCGTTGCAGGAGATCGAAGCCAGTGCAACCGACGTCGGCACGTTAGCCCGGCTGGCCGCCGCGCGAGACATGCATTTCATTCCGGGACCGACACTTCGGTGCGGCGGACAGGATTACGGCAACGCCATCATGACGCGCTTCGCACCGGTGGCCGTGCGACACATCGATCTGAGCGTGGCAGGACGCGAGCCGCGCGCTGCCATCGACGCAACGCTTGCATGGGAAGACCCACACGGACGGGAAACGCAACTGCGCGTGATCGCGACGCATCTCGGCCTGCGGCCCGGCGAGCGGCGCGAGCAGGTGCAACGTCTGCTGGAATGTCTGGCGAATCAGCCGGGAGCGGCGACTGTGCTGATGGGGGATGTGAACGAGTGGTGTCTATGGGGGCGTCCGTTGCGATGGTTGCATCGCTTTTTCGAACGCGCACCGCATGTGGCGACGTTTCCGTCTCGCTGGCCCTTGCTCGCCCTCGACCGCATCTGGACGTCGCCGCGCGCGCATCTCGGCGCCGTGCGCCGCCATGCGACGCCGCTCGCGCGACGGGCGTCCGATCATCTGCCGTTGGTGTCGGTGTTGCGCATCACCGTCCCGGTGTCGCCGCGCGCCAGCGCACGCCGCGACGCCGAGACAGCGACGCAAGCCGTCGCCGCTGTGGCGGGCGGACGCTAG
- a CDS encoding VOC family protein, whose translation MTKLVTCVWFNGEARQAAEFYAATFPDSHVQARHVSPIPGIGAGQELTVEFTVLGQPFVGLNGGPEFKPNEAISFMVVTKDQEETDRYWNAIIGNGGAESACGWCKDRWGFSWQITPKRLLDLMADPDVAKARRAMEAMMTMHKIDIATLDRAAAG comes from the coding sequence ATGACGAAGCTCGTCACATGTGTTTGGTTCAACGGTGAGGCCCGCCAGGCTGCCGAATTCTACGCGGCCACCTTTCCCGACAGTCACGTTCAGGCCCGCCACGTCTCCCCCATCCCCGGCATTGGCGCCGGGCAGGAACTGACCGTCGAGTTCACCGTGCTGGGTCAGCCGTTCGTCGGCCTGAACGGTGGCCCTGAGTTCAAGCCGAACGAGGCGATCAGCTTTATGGTCGTCACGAAGGATCAGGAAGAGACCGACCGCTACTGGAACGCCATCATCGGCAACGGCGGCGCCGAATCGGCGTGCGGCTGGTGCAAGGACCGCTGGGGCTTCTCATGGCAGATCACTCCGAAGCGACTGCTCGATCTGATGGCCGATCCCGACGTCGCCAAAGCGCGCCGTGCAATGGAAGCCATGATGACCATGCATAAGATCGATATCGCCACGCTCGATCGCGCCGCAGCGGGCTGA